In one window of Williamwhitmania sp. DNA:
- a CDS encoding YccF domain-containing protein has translation MKTLGNIVWLLFGGLVISFEYLIGGTILCITIIGIPFGIQAYKLAWVALWPFGRKIETTERSSGCISILLNIIWLAFGGIWIALSHLVFGALLAITIVGIPFAGQHVKLAGLALSPFGKEVY, from the coding sequence ATGAAAACACTCGGAAATATTGTTTGGCTGCTCTTTGGTGGCCTTGTAATTTCTTTTGAATATTTAATTGGCGGAACCATTCTCTGCATAACCATCATAGGCATACCCTTTGGAATACAAGCCTACAAGTTGGCATGGGTTGCTCTTTGGCCTTTTGGTCGAAAAATTGAAACCACAGAACGGTCGAGCGGTTGTATTTCAATATTACTCAATATTATATGGTTGGCTTTTGGCGGCATATGGATCGCACTTAGCCATCTTGTTTTTGGTGCACTTCTGGCTATTACCATTGTAGGCATTCCGTTTGCCGGACAACATGTTAAGTTGGCTGGATTAGCCCTTTCTCCTTTTGGCAAAGAGGTTTATTAA